A region of Candidatus Binatia bacterium DNA encodes the following proteins:
- a CDS encoding DUF4160 domain-containing protein: MPILSMFYGIVVRMYFFDDKQHHVPHVHAEYSGNQAVFAIATGEVLAGELPSGKTRLVQAWIEIHRDELLADWQLAIDGEEVFKIEPLK; encoded by the coding sequence ATGCCGATTCTGTCCATGTTCTACGGGATCGTGGTGCGGATGTACTTTTTCGACGACAAGCAGCACCACGTCCCTCATGTGCATGCGGAGTACTCCGGCAATCAGGCGGTGTTTGCGATTGCAACCGGGGAAGTGCTGGCTGGTGAGTTGCCTTCCGGGAAGACGCGACTCGTGCAGGCATGGATCGAGATACACCGCGACGAGCTTCTAGCCGACTGGCAGCTGGCCATAGACGGCGAGGAGGTCTTCAAGATCGAGCCGCTGAAGTAG
- a CDS encoding restriction endonuclease, which produces MIDGDEPSSWRDLQERVARILREAGVATAVEKVIKTARGEVSIDVWAHDSSATPAQTYLLECKRWRARVPQTVVHAFRTVVGDSGANWGAIISAAGFQKGARGAAQYSNVRLLSWPEFQTLFAERWFEHHFVRVIAEESDPLVEYTEPINTRIFRKADLLQEDRRQEFRRLREVHLALGSFCTLFRAHSIGVVRMFPGPDTPAPMPRLPLRSSLGSHLQGAGMRVADDILDANSYRVLLECMVREAHAAIAEFDEVFGERA; this is translated from the coding sequence ATGATTGACGGCGACGAGCCCTCATCCTGGCGGGACCTGCAGGAACGGGTTGCCCGGATCCTGCGCGAGGCTGGCGTAGCCACGGCGGTAGAGAAGGTGATCAAGACCGCGCGAGGCGAAGTCTCGATCGACGTATGGGCGCACGATTCCTCGGCGACCCCGGCTCAAACCTATCTTCTCGAATGCAAACGCTGGCGCGCCCGCGTGCCACAAACCGTAGTTCACGCCTTCCGAACCGTCGTGGGCGACTCCGGTGCCAACTGGGGCGCGATCATCTCTGCAGCTGGATTCCAGAAGGGTGCCCGCGGCGCTGCCCAGTACTCGAATGTGCGCCTCCTCTCGTGGCCGGAGTTCCAAACGCTCTTCGCTGAGCGGTGGTTCGAGCACCATTTCGTTCGCGTAATCGCAGAAGAGAGTGATCCTCTCGTGGAGTACACCGAGCCGATCAACACCCGCATCTTCAGGAAGGCTGACCTCCTTCAGGAGGACCGGCGCCAGGAGTTCCGCCGCCTGCGTGAGGTGCACCTCGCCCTCGGGTCCTTTTGCACGCTTTTCCGCGCTCACTCGATCGGCGTGGTTCGCATGTTCCCTGGGCCGGACACTCCCGCCCCGATGCCGCGTCTGCCATTGCGCAGCAGCTTGGGGTCTCATTTGCAGGGCGCTGGGATGCGGGTGGCCGACGACATCCTTGACGCGAACTCCTACCGTGTCCTGTTAGAGTGCATGGTGCGAGAGGCCCACGCGGCCATCGCGGAGTTCGACGAGGTGTTCGGTGAGAGGGCATAG
- a CDS encoding DUF2442 domain-containing protein, with amino-acid sequence MNPHVRSVCALDDYELEVSFDNGESRKFDVKPYLDRGIFVRLRDHAVFRAARVVAGSVEWPNGLDLSYDTLYIEGQPIAAPALKAEHSNPAAAR; translated from the coding sequence ATGAATCCACACGTCAGGTCCGTTTGTGCGCTGGACGATTACGAGCTGGAGGTTTCGTTTGACAACGGCGAATCCCGGAAATTCGACGTCAAGCCGTACCTCGATCGCGGGATTTTCGTGCGCCTGCGCGACCACGCGGTGTTTCGGGCGGCGCGCGTCGTTGCAGGCTCCGTCGAGTGGCCGAACGGACTCGATCTCAGCTACGACACCCTCTACATCGAGGGGCAGCCGATTGCTGCACCGGCACTGAAGGCCGAACACAGCAATCCAGCGGCCGCGCGATAA
- a CDS encoding dipeptidase has translation MRLEGDAEAFPPVEHLLPNGDWLLSRRNVLRGGILVGGSLALGCHRPSFPPVPADALALHRDCLVVDLHVDTFLWVRLFGYDIGKRHENLLPSSPFAWHADLPRLKEGGVGAVGFGIVVNPREVRSELMLPLKVLSWYDRQRGFEAVVTTLDLMHDAASHYPNQFSLVRSGSELRAARAAGKIAGLPCLEGAHGIEGSLDHVRTAYARGLRSIGLVHFQATEAGYPMTVAEFDGKGLTEFGRALIAEMERLKMVVDLAHLNDAGVADALATMQRPFMVSHAGCRAVYPHRRNLTDAQIRAVADRGGVIGIIIERGFVAEKNADLDRVLDHFDHAIKVGGENVVGIGTDYDGFITPAIGLEDVTAMPRLTAGLLARGHKPDTVRKVLGENALRMLTEICG, from the coding sequence ATGCGACTTGAAGGCGACGCGGAAGCGTTTCCACCTGTCGAGCACCTGCTACCGAACGGCGATTGGCTTTTGAGTCGCCGCAACGTACTGCGCGGCGGCATTTTGGTGGGCGGGTCACTCGCACTTGGTTGTCATCGCCCTTCGTTCCCGCCGGTTCCCGCCGATGCGCTGGCGCTCCACCGCGATTGCCTCGTCGTCGATCTGCATGTCGATACCTTCCTCTGGGTTCGCCTTTTCGGCTACGACATCGGCAAGCGGCACGAGAATCTGCTGCCGTCGTCACCATTCGCGTGGCATGCCGATCTCCCGCGCCTGAAAGAGGGGGGAGTCGGGGCGGTCGGATTCGGCATTGTCGTCAACCCGCGCGAGGTGCGGTCCGAGTTGATGCTGCCACTGAAGGTCCTGTCCTGGTACGACCGCCAGCGCGGCTTCGAGGCGGTCGTCACCACACTCGATCTGATGCATGACGCGGCAAGCCACTACCCGAATCAGTTTTCGCTGGTGCGCAGCGGATCGGAGCTGCGTGCGGCGCGCGCCGCCGGGAAGATTGCGGGGTTGCCGTGTCTGGAAGGCGCCCATGGCATCGAAGGGTCGCTCGATCACGTCCGCACCGCGTATGCGCGCGGGTTGCGATCAATCGGTCTGGTGCATTTTCAGGCGACGGAAGCCGGTTATCCGATGACCGTGGCGGAGTTCGACGGTAAAGGTCTCACCGAATTCGGTCGCGCCCTGATCGCAGAGATGGAGCGGCTGAAGATGGTCGTCGATCTGGCGCATCTCAACGATGCGGGCGTAGCGGATGCGCTGGCGACGATGCAGCGCCCGTTCATGGTCAGTCATGCGGGATGCCGCGCCGTCTACCCCCACCGGCGCAACTTGACCGACGCCCAGATTCGCGCCGTCGCCGATCGCGGCGGCGTCATCGGAATCATCATCGAGCGCGGCTTCGTCGCCGAAAAGAACGCCGACCTCGACCGAGTGCTCGATCATTTCGATCACGCCATCAAAGTGGGCGGTGAAAACGTCGTCGGGATCGGCACCGATTATGACGGCTTCATCACGCCCGCAATTGGTCTCGAGGACGTGACCGCGATGCCGCGCCTGACCGCCGGCCTGCTGGCGCGCGGGCACAAGCCCGACACCGTGCGTAAGGTCCTGGGCGAGAACGCGCTGCGCATGCTGACGGAAATCTGCGGCTGA